The nucleotide sequence aataatagaactgagattcaaatagtgacgggttgctagcgcatcgcctaaaagaagaatcccaagtttataagcctatcccttagtcgccttttacgacatccatgggaacgagatggagtggtcctattcttctttttttttaattggtgccgggaaccacacggcacggtgtaaaacctgactcacccaatccaggataaatggtcaaaggcataccccggactcctctccagagcggtgaggatgcaaccgggactaaagccaggaggaagaagatacgAGGGTCAAACTGaaagtttttagaaaattaaaaactgagcattctactataatattagttttattatatcttttcaaaatagtGTCCCTTTACGTCAATACATCGTTTCATGCTGAACCATAGGGAGAAGCACCTTGTCCACTCTTCCTTAGGTGTCTCTTCGACGGCCCTTTCAAACGCAGCGACTGCTTCCTCAGCGTTCACAAAACGTTTACCGCgaagtttttcttttagtttGGGGAATAAATAGGTACGTGCTTTCTGAAGTTTTGTCAGTCGCACCCTCCACATTAATGCTTCAATGCAatgttggttttgtctactctgcaaggtatatagacgattatatgtatatgaagaAGTATGACATTGtagaaaaattttaatcagGTTCAAATTCAATTGGTAATGATAATGGCTTTGCCAATATCTGCCTATAGGTACTAAGCCGTTTCTGCATGTGATAAAAAGCTGAACccaaataaatagataaatgtgTTATCACAATGATAATATCATCTAAGTAGGTGTGTCTTGCTATCACGTAGGCGTGACGCAAGCGCATAGTGCCTCGTATAGTGTAAGTCCGGCTTTACTTAGCTGACagctacataaatacatatggtcacgtctatatcccttgcagggtagacagagccaacagtcttgaaaagactgaatggccacgttcagctgtttggcttaatgatagaattgagattcaaatagtgacaggttgctagcccattgccttaaaaagaatcacaagtttgtaagcctatcccttagtcgcctttcttctttctaagctatcaacatttttttaatacaaactcCCATTATGTGTGCtagtcattaaaatataataaatttgtctTAAGTTATTCCGAATATTAATAGTGCTCTAAGAATAGGAgctttccatctctttcatggatgtcgtaaaatgcgactgagggataggctaatcaacatgggattcttctcgtaggcgattagctagcaacctgtcactatttaaatctcaattcaatccctaagccatacagctgaacgtgacctttcagacttttgaaGCCGGTTgtggctgtctaccccgtaagggataagacgcaattatatgtgtatgttgacatgtaataaattagtaaTCTTTCGGATTACAATCGATTATCTCCAATCGTCGATAAAGgttattataaaagaatttgCGAAATGTTTTTGCTTCATCATTGGCAGTGGAAATTGACCAAAAAACATGTTCAAGTTCGTGGGTTTTCTGCTGCTGATGATCTGGAGTCAGGCCGTCTGTGGTGATGACGTCACGGACGGAACTGAACTGGTGTTGAGCTTTCTGGTGAGTATTCTTCATTATATCAGTcataaagtatatatttacatacatacatataatcacgtctatatcccttgcgagacagagccaacaatcttaaaaaaaaactgataggccactttcagctgtttggcttaatgatagaattgagactcaaatagtgacaggttgctaacctgtcgcctaaaagaagaatcccaagtttacaagcctattctttagtcgccattaacgacatccacggtaaagagatggagtggtcctattcttttttctatttctgccggtaaccacacggcactgtgccGGTAACCTCACGGCACATAATTTACATGAGTATACTATATCTCATCTTTATCTATCACGACGTGGACAGGTCTCGAAATGACTATAAGGCTACGTTCAACTGCATGGCCTaaccttatatataaaattctcgtgtcacaatgttcgttcacgtactcctccgaaacggcttgacctattctcatgaaatttccCGAAATATCacgttaaaataattaacagtctggagaaggacaaaGGGTAACGTTCATCCCGGCAAAATcattagttcccgtgggatttgcgaaaacctgtattcttatGTAGGTGCTGGGTATGAAGCTGTTAAAAGTtaatctaaactaatattataaagctgaagagtttgtttgtttgaacgcgctaatctcaggagcgtctggttcgaattgaaaaattatttttgtgttgaatagaccatttatcgaaaaaGGCCATAttacaactattaggagcttagaaataatggagaatgtgaaaaaaatcagggaaaattatacattcttgaaggcttcaatgatgcccaaaataactattccacgcggacgaagtcgctggcacagctagtttactATAAATCAGTTATTGGCAGAGAGTGAAAGAATCGAATTCATTAGTCGGATTTTTATCATGATGATGATGGTGACAAATATTCCTCATCAGGTCCACAGACATGGTGACCGGACACCCATGGGATCCTCTCTCGCGCTCTCAACTGATCCCGTGGCTTTAGAGGAGCTTTCAGCGCCATACGGATATGGTCAACTCACGTTGGTAAGatacaaatgaaatttatgtattatagTTTCTTTAGAAATTGAACTCTAGGACGGACAACTTGTGTATTCAATCAATCTGAATGTGTAACTTTAATTGACACAGGTTTCTGAACACAACTCCAAGGTAAGGATGATTTTGGAAGCGCTATACTTAACTCTTCAATTCCCATGACCaataaagtgaaaatataatcattgtttttgtaaaacataacctattttgtgtttatataagcctaaaaaaataaaaaataaatgtagactacccccttatatttttttcgggGGGGTCACCTACAGGTGACACTAGGCATAgtgtaattaacattttttcttacagtagaaataaaacatctggttttataacaaaatgtatttataaaatgaaaaaataaacttatttattgtgaAAGCTATACCAACACTTTAGATGTAAACCAATATTGCACTTGGCACACATTTTTCTAGTGCGTTGGTGACAATAACCACATCTTCGTTGAGAGCAGTCAACTTCCGAGTGATCGTCCGCACTTCCTGCACTCCTCACTTCGGCAGGCACTCTCATCTGCATAGGAACACCACAAGCTGAATTACGGCTCGGAGATATGCCATATTTTTGCAGATATATAGTTGCCACATTTCGCCGAAAATCGCAGTAGGTCCAGTTATTTTCTGATTGTCTTTTTATCAGCCATGCATTTTGACAAGCTGCATCTAATCCAAAAGCAAAGAGAGGGAACCACCACTTTTTACCACGAAGAGATACTCTCATGGAGTCAACGTTTTCGTCAAAACGATCTACCCCACCCATATACTTATTGTACATCTTGATGATGGCTGGGCAGTCGACTTGAATTTTTGCACGTTTTTTGTCCACAAATCCAATCCGATCCACTTTTGTTATAGGATCTAATCCGTGACAGTTGGATGCAATGGTGACGATACTATTGTCATGCCATTTAGCAGCAATTATTTCATCAGAGATCTTATGGCTTAGCTTACCTCTgggttcttttttcatttcctTCGAGTTTGGCAAAATGCAATTCTGCAGACGGTTTTCTCTTACAGTACCAGTGCCCCCAACATTCTGCTCTCGCAAATATTTTAGCAAAGGTAACccagtaaaaaaattgtcaaagTATAAATTGTATGGCCCTAGCTCCTGTGGTAATCTGGCATGGAGCTCCAAAATTACAGCAGCACCTAGACCCAATTCAGACTGCATTTTGAGGACAGGTCCAGACGCACCTTGATAAAGCTCACAACTCACTAGATATCCATGGCGAGTAGCTGCTGACCAGAGCTTGTAGCCGAACCTTATAGGTTTTCCATGTATATGTTGCTTTGTGCCGTGTCTCCCAAAGTATGGCACTATAGTTTCATCGATTGAAATATGTGAGGAACCAGCTCTTTTGAAATTTGCAACGAAATTTCCGTTTAGTTTCGTGAAATATTCCCGAACTTTAGCAAATTTATCGTTGGGGGGTAAGGATGTACTATCTGAAAGATGAAGATATTGCTGAATTTCGAAAAATCTATTTCGCCTTATGCTAGATGCTACTAGGTCATTGTGCGTGTCACTTTTTACTTCCCAGAACATTCGCATGTACTTTGGCGTCAAATAACCTGTAAGAAGCAGTATTGCAATGTAAACTCTAATTTCGTCACAAGTCACATTTAGAGTGTGATTTCTCTGTAAAGCATATAAATTGCTCATATCAgctataaactttattatctCGTCCCCATAGAGCAACTCGAAACACTCCACGGGAGTTATCTCTTTTTGGGGATTACTAAAAACTTCTTCGTCACAGTCTCCCTTACCGCAAGTAGTGAAAGAAATATTGCTGACATTGTTGtaccatttttttatagtattgtcttttttctgttttttcttTGGTGCAGGCAAATCGATTTCTTCTCCTTCTTCTAAATTATGTGAAGAATTTTCTCCTGAGGTGGAGGGTCTCTCTTGTAGTTCCACATGAGATCGAAGCATTCGACTTGGTAGACGTAGTATATTAGCTTCATTTTCGTCTCCACTATCTTCGTCAGTCACCGTACCATCTTCAggaggaaataaaataatatcacctGGATCATCCCAGTTGTCCAACACCTCAGCAATTTCATCTAACGTCAACCTGTAACACGCATGCAAGCATTCAAACAAAAGCAACAAAAAGCAATAAGCCTAAATGCAAAGAATAGCTGAGTTTTTACTTTGAATGAATTCAgatagtttatgtatgtatagttacTATAATGCCCAGTGTCACCCACAAGTGACACCCCACATATCCAAAGATATATCAATAATgctataagttatttttattataaaacacatttttataacaGCTAACATATTcatgaaatacatataaaaagaaaaaatatcaatacttACGGTCTAGGCATATTTCTTTCACTTTTTATCGCAcgaagtcacaaaaactagaACAGGTCGAATTACGCGCGaaacaaatgaatgaatttaacaGATGACTTTAGGTTAGTGTTgccagaaaaaaaaagtaaataatatcattCAATAGCTTTACTATTATAGtggtagaattaaaaaataaaaatagtatgtattaaaaaaaaaattatcaaacttGTGTCACCTACAAGTGACACTGGGAATTGAAGAGTTAAAATGCGATTTTCacttttcataattttgttttaatcaaaatgtcgtccaaaaaaaatcatagtataaaaaaaatatctcaaagCAGATACTGAATCTTATGGTCAAGCATCGGGTTAAGTAgaaattgaaagaaaaaaataataatatattactaATTCACCTAATTTTTCAGGCCGGAAAGAAGAGAGCTTTCGAGCTTGGCAAATTCATCCGGAGTCGCTACGACGAGCTCTTGTCTGATAACTACAACCGATCAGAAGTCTTCATCAGGTTGGTTGTCTTTATATAGATACTATTTGTCCATATGTCCATGTGGTTCCAAAAGCATTTTAgattaagcaaaataaaaactatctcCAAGGGCAATCACCGTGTTTTCAATTGGGTGTTCATGTTATCAAGTTCACTCAGGTCAGATGGGAGGAAATTAAATGCTAAATTATGATGGACTAAAATATCAAGAGGGTGATGGTTGGAGGTATTGCTCTCAGattcaatatataaatctttaaatgCTCGAATCACTCGATTGTGAAAATACTCTTGCTATATCAagctatatttattatttctcatgaaaattctcacgggaacgaaaacctgcacataatgaccaacttatattataattaagtactgATTTCTAGGTCTACAGACGTTACCAGAGCTAAGATGACCATCCTCTCAGCTTTGGCTGCTATCTACCCTCCCACTGGTAAGAATTGGAATCCAGATCTCGCTTGGGAGCCAGTTCCTTATACTACAGTACCTCTGAAATATGATTTTGTAAGTAGTTGTATGTTAAATAACGTCAGTATATAATAAgaacgtaaaaatataaaataaacaacatcgATTTTCAAAAACGAAAAGTTTTCGAAGCTGtcttttgaatcttaatctgATCAAATATTACATTCCGTATCAATATGGATAAGATGACGTCTTAAAAAACAACTTAGTAGTGATCATCAGGATGATGCTACTCAGAAGATTATAGCAACACATTTTGTACAGCAGAGAAAAGCTATTACTTAATTACCTACGAAAGTGGTGATGAAAAACGGTTGCTTGAAATAGaagatgaaattaatataattaatattgttagtAATGATTATAATgcgaaaattatttgtttgttatctcgTCACGGGTCATCtactgaattattttttcgaaatatcacgtttaaaatatgtttacaaTTAAGAGTCTGGCGAAGGACATGGGGTGCCTTTCATAccggtaaaaactattgttcccgt is from Amyelois transitella isolate CPQ chromosome 21, ilAmyTran1.1, whole genome shotgun sequence and encodes:
- the LOC132903066 gene encoding piggyBac transposable element-derived protein 3-like — protein: MPRPLTLDEIAEVLDNWDDPGDIILFPPEDGTVTDEDSGDENEANILRLPSRMLRSHVELQERPSTSGENSSHNLEEGEEIDLPAPKKKQKKDNTIKKWYNNVSNISFTTCGKGDCDEEVFSNPQKEITPVECFELLYGDEIIKFIADMSNLYALQRNHTLNVTCDEIRVYIAILLLTGYLTPKYMRMFWEVKSDTHNDLVASSIRRNRFFEIQQYLHLSDSTSLPPNDKFAKVREYFTKLNGNFVANFKRAGSSHISIDETIVPYFGRHGTKQHIHGKPIRFGYKLWSAATRHGYLVSCELYQGASGPVLKMQSELGLGAAVILELHARLPQELGPYNLYFDNFFTGLPLLKYLREQNVGGTGTVRENRLQNCILPNSKEMKKEPRGKLSHKISDEIIAAKWHDNSIVTIASNCHGLDPITKVDRIGFVDKKRAKIQVDCPAIIKMYNKYMGGVDRFDENVDSMRVSLRGKKWWFPLFAFGLDAACQNAWLIKRQSENNWTYCDFRRNVATIYLQKYGISPSRNSACGVPMQMRVPAEVRSAGSADDHSEVDCSQRRCGYCHQRTRKMCAKCNIGLHLKCWYSFHNK